One region of Haloterrigena salifodinae genomic DNA includes:
- a CDS encoding ABC transporter substrate-binding protein, translating into MSRRHFVGASAGTLAATLAGCVGGGDNSAEFVTAFEGGRPPTEVHFNPWNASDYGQTYSIYWTQETLATHSDGSVSTDFFEDISVDGREVTIEFSDQWNFWNGNDITAEDYFIEAELWRYQDPEASPFEGHELVDDYTVKRIYKDEVSPVIAKSNAGLGTSAPKSVFREYYERYEDAGGESGRQSVTEDLLQLTIDTEEFVDEGYGSSLFKIEDFNSSETLATKWEDHPWADETDIEQIRVLPNIESGTQVEQLEKSDELDMTQYITESQRSEYPDNIENIYELSHYNCQKYMLNWSNEHLANRSVRRAIISAIDIPSIIDAATQTGMLASPTQVQTGIRETIEDQYLGEDFVDQLIEYPVEADEETAIAYMEDAGYSRENGEWISPDGNATDFTVITQSDVSQSQPTKVFTDHLNAFGLNAEMEAVGQDYYSRVQEWEFDIAWMWHVALPYWHPMAYFSNDFYGLLAGDVTSDSDTGPTGVPFSLEIPEEVGATEVGSNGVEINPAQLMVDLEGASSEEETKELTRTLVQWVNFDLPAIIHLQENRGFAGDVENFDFPSEDEFRMDRPNPGPFALLRGRISTN; encoded by the coding sequence TTGAGTAGACGTCACTTTGTCGGGGCAAGCGCCGGAACGCTTGCAGCGACGCTAGCTGGGTGTGTCGGTGGCGGCGATAACAGTGCGGAGTTCGTCACGGCGTTCGAAGGCGGTCGCCCGCCGACGGAGGTCCACTTCAACCCCTGGAACGCCTCGGACTACGGACAGACCTACAGCATCTACTGGACACAGGAAACGCTCGCGACGCATTCCGACGGGTCGGTGTCCACGGATTTCTTCGAGGATATTAGCGTCGACGGCCGCGAGGTCACGATCGAGTTCTCGGATCAGTGGAACTTCTGGAACGGCAACGACATCACCGCCGAAGACTACTTCATCGAGGCGGAGCTCTGGCGCTACCAGGATCCGGAGGCCTCGCCCTTCGAAGGCCATGAATTGGTCGACGACTACACCGTCAAACGAATTTACAAGGACGAGGTTTCGCCGGTTATCGCCAAATCGAACGCGGGCCTCGGGACGAGCGCCCCGAAATCGGTCTTCCGAGAGTACTACGAGCGCTACGAGGACGCAGGCGGAGAAAGCGGCCGTCAGTCGGTTACCGAGGACCTCCTCCAGCTGACGATCGATACCGAGGAGTTCGTCGACGAAGGATACGGCAGTTCGCTCTTCAAGATCGAGGACTTCAATTCCTCGGAGACGCTGGCGACCAAGTGGGAGGACCACCCGTGGGCGGACGAGACGGATATCGAGCAGATTCGGGTCCTTCCGAACATCGAATCGGGGACGCAGGTCGAGCAACTCGAGAAGAGCGACGAGCTCGACATGACTCAGTACATCACCGAGAGTCAGCGTTCGGAGTATCCCGACAACATCGAGAACATCTACGAACTGAGTCACTACAACTGCCAGAAGTACATGTTGAACTGGAGTAACGAGCACCTCGCGAACCGATCGGTTCGCCGAGCGATCATCTCCGCGATCGACATTCCCTCGATCATCGACGCTGCGACGCAGACGGGAATGCTCGCGAGCCCGACGCAGGTCCAGACGGGGATCAGGGAGACCATCGAAGACCAGTACCTCGGCGAGGACTTCGTCGACCAGCTCATCGAGTACCCCGTCGAGGCCGACGAGGAGACGGCGATCGCCTACATGGAGGACGCCGGCTACTCGCGGGAAAACGGCGAATGGATCAGTCCTGACGGTAACGCGACCGACTTCACTGTCATCACGCAATCCGACGTTTCGCAGTCCCAGCCGACGAAAGTCTTCACCGATCACCTCAACGCGTTCGGGCTGAACGCGGAGATGGAGGCCGTCGGTCAGGACTACTACTCGCGGGTTCAGGAGTGGGAGTTCGACATCGCCTGGATGTGGCACGTCGCGCTGCCGTACTGGCACCCCATGGCGTACTTCTCGAACGACTTCTACGGTCTCCTCGCCGGCGACGTCACCAGCGATAGCGATACGGGACCGACCGGCGTGCCGTTCTCGCTCGAGATCCCCGAGGAAGTCGGCGCGACGGAAGTCGGGAGCAACGGCGTCGAGATCAACCCGGCCCAGCTCATGGTCGACCTCGAGGGCGCATCGTCCGAGGAAGAAACGAAGGAACTGACGCGAACGCTCGTCCAGTGGGTTAACTTCGACCTGCCCGCGATTATCCACTTACAGGAGAACCGCGGCTTCGCCGGCGACGTCGAGAACTTCGACTTCCCGAGCGAGGACGAGTTCCGGATGGACCGTCCGAACCCGGGACCGTTCGCGCTACTACGAGGACGCATTTCGACGAATTAG